From a single Fulvivirga ulvae genomic region:
- a CDS encoding NAD(P)H-dependent oxidoreductase: MELLKQMEWRYATKKFDIHEKVSDDHIALLKRAIQLSVSSYGLQLYKVIIIKNEEVKQKLKSASWNQSQVSDASHLFVFCNYTDAKPENIDDFMRLTAEVRDIPLKKLQRYGDFINEKLSEKSPTELYYWLKSQTYIALANLLSACAVLKIDACPMEGFDAGQYNTMLGLTEKGLNASVIVAVGYRSSEDETQRLPKVRRPSELLFQSL; the protein is encoded by the coding sequence ATGGAGTTATTAAAACAAATGGAATGGCGCTATGCCACAAAAAAGTTTGACATTCATGAAAAAGTATCTGATGATCATATCGCCCTGCTAAAAAGGGCTATTCAATTATCAGTATCATCTTATGGATTGCAACTATATAAGGTTATAATTATTAAGAATGAAGAGGTTAAACAAAAACTAAAATCAGCATCATGGAACCAGTCTCAGGTGTCAGATGCCTCACATTTATTCGTGTTTTGCAATTACACAGATGCTAAGCCGGAAAATATAGATGACTTTATGAGGTTAACAGCAGAAGTAAGGGACATACCGCTGAAAAAGCTGCAACGCTACGGAGACTTTATCAACGAAAAATTGAGTGAAAAATCGCCAACAGAACTATACTACTGGCTTAAAAGTCAAACCTATATTGCACTGGCAAACCTACTGTCTGCCTGTGCAGTGTTAAAAATAGATGCTTGCCCTATGGAAGGTTTTGATGCCGGACAATACAACACTATGCTTGGGTTAACAGAAAAAGGGTTAAATGCCTCAGTCATTGTTGCTGTTGGTTACAGAAGCAGTGAAGATGAAACACAACGTTTGCCCAAGGTAAGAAGGCCGTCGGAGTTATTGTTCCAAAGTTTGTAG
- a CDS encoding SgcJ/EcaC family oxidoreductase, with amino-acid sequence MKQYKPSEINNTLTVYPNDASQEMITRLLNKVKELEQTQQAEDVSGFMALFDENAVWVNGAGTRLIGKEAIKKFTQQVLPGAFADGSSATYHVEHIVVLAPGIVLTAVCKPTSIVRELQHQKDRLHTFGSIQMTNG; translated from the coding sequence ATGAAACAATATAAGCCCAGTGAGATAAATAATACCTTAACGGTATATCCAAATGATGCATCTCAAGAAATGATAACCAGGCTTCTCAATAAAGTAAAGGAACTGGAGCAAACACAACAAGCTGAGGATGTGTCAGGCTTTATGGCACTTTTTGATGAAAATGCAGTTTGGGTAAACGGAGCAGGTACTCGTTTAATAGGCAAAGAGGCGATTAAAAAATTTACACAACAAGTTCTACCCGGAGCATTTGCAGACGGTTCTTCAGCAACTTATCATGTAGAGCATATAGTTGTACTGGCACCAGGTATAGTTTTGACTGCTGTATGTAAACCTACTTCAATAGTCAGGGAACTGCAACATCAAAAGGATCGCCTACATACCTTTGGAAGTATTCAAATGACCAATGGGTAA
- a CDS encoding cation-translocating P-type ATPase, with protein sequence MKLFENIHTETIDEVVEELKTSLKAGLSSAEAQERTREYGLNMLEERERKAPWKMLFEQFTETMVVILIIAAVISGFLGKEIETISILTIVVLFAILGFIQEFRAEKAMAALKRLTVPVVKVIRDGKIQELASKYLVPGDLIIIEAGNIVPADVRIVETSNLKIQEAALTGEADPIDKRAQAISKPDSPLGDRINMAYMGTNVTLGRSKAVVVRTGMSTELGKIAGLIQDVQKEKTPLQTRLDQLGKWLAIGGGVAALMVAIVGIMMGETFVDMFLVGISVAVAVIPEGLPAVLTITLALGSQRMLKRNALIRKLPAVETLGSVTVICSDKTGTLTENKMTVTTLESAGVSIHNFPLVPQKYPDNVLLNLIIGALCNDAEIKSIQEEDLSIIGEPTEAALVEAAVKAGLIKHNLESQWPRLGEVPFDSNRMRMSTFHHLKDKDSAIFREIKSEHVMFMKGAVDSLLSLSTLIKTETGVEAITDEWIQRIKNAHDEMASKGVRILGFAYRTVDVFDQNSNLHDLEDQVIFVGMAGLIDPPRSAAKSAIKKCKTAGVRPVMITGDYPLTAVAIARELGIDIGPGYLTSESLGKLSDEELQKKVSNVSVFARVAPEDKLRIVNSLQGLGEVVAMTGDGINDSPALKKANIGVAMGITGTDVSKEASDMVLLDDNFATIVTAVEEGRAIFDNLLRFIKFSLGGNLGKVFVMLFAPIAGVIIALNPMQLLWLNLLTDGLMGLGLGVEPAEKENMDRPPRSTKKPILDKPAITHVAWTGLLMGIIAMAVIYYYYDRTKPQDIYWQSMLFATIGFIQIGHAFGLRASSHFVLSPVSNLAFTVVTALTLILQLSVIYIPRLNDFFSLVPLKVEDLAIAVILGVIYSVFVRLEKIVMKR encoded by the coding sequence ATGAAACTATTCGAAAACATCCATACGGAAACTATTGATGAAGTAGTTGAAGAGTTAAAAACATCATTAAAGGCAGGCCTATCCTCTGCCGAGGCTCAGGAACGTACCCGGGAATACGGGTTAAACATGCTGGAAGAGAGGGAAAGAAAAGCACCATGGAAAATGCTCTTCGAACAATTTACCGAAACCATGGTCGTGATCCTGATCATTGCCGCAGTAATTTCAGGTTTTCTGGGCAAAGAAATTGAAACTATATCTATATTAACTATAGTCGTTTTATTTGCCATTCTGGGATTTATCCAGGAGTTCAGGGCCGAAAAGGCTATGGCTGCTTTAAAAAGGCTGACCGTGCCCGTAGTAAAAGTCATAAGAGATGGCAAAATACAGGAACTGGCTTCGAAATACCTCGTTCCCGGTGACCTCATTATAATAGAAGCAGGAAATATTGTACCCGCTGACGTGCGAATAGTCGAGACCTCCAACCTGAAAATTCAGGAGGCGGCGCTTACCGGGGAAGCTGACCCCATAGATAAAAGGGCACAGGCCATAAGCAAGCCGGACTCACCTCTGGGCGACAGGATAAACATGGCCTATATGGGTACAAATGTTACGCTGGGACGTAGCAAGGCCGTTGTGGTTCGTACCGGGATGAGCACGGAACTGGGCAAAATTGCCGGTTTGATACAGGATGTACAAAAAGAAAAAACGCCTCTTCAAACCCGGCTGGACCAATTGGGCAAATGGCTCGCCATAGGAGGCGGTGTAGCTGCCCTGATGGTTGCCATAGTTGGTATTATGATGGGAGAAACATTTGTGGATATGTTCCTGGTAGGCATCAGCGTGGCCGTGGCAGTGATCCCCGAAGGGCTACCTGCCGTACTTACCATCACACTTGCATTAGGTTCGCAAAGGATGCTGAAAAGAAACGCACTCATCCGCAAACTGCCCGCTGTTGAAACTTTGGGCTCGGTAACAGTGATCTGCTCTGATAAAACAGGCACACTCACTGAAAATAAGATGACTGTAACCACCCTTGAATCGGCGGGAGTTTCTATTCATAATTTTCCGCTGGTGCCACAAAAATATCCGGACAATGTCCTGCTCAACTTAATAATAGGAGCCTTGTGCAATGACGCTGAGATCAAAAGTATACAGGAAGAGGATCTTTCAATAATTGGTGAACCCACCGAGGCTGCCCTGGTAGAGGCTGCTGTTAAAGCCGGCCTGATCAAACATAACCTGGAATCTCAGTGGCCCCGGCTTGGCGAAGTTCCGTTTGATTCAAACCGGATGCGAATGAGCACCTTCCATCATTTAAAGGATAAAGATTCAGCAATTTTTCGCGAGATAAAAAGCGAGCATGTGATGTTTATGAAAGGTGCAGTGGACAGTTTGCTTTCTCTTTCGACACTCATAAAGACTGAAACAGGCGTAGAAGCCATCACTGATGAATGGATTCAGCGCATCAAAAACGCCCATGATGAAATGGCATCGAAAGGAGTCAGGATACTTGGGTTTGCCTACCGTACCGTTGATGTTTTTGACCAAAACTCCAACCTGCATGACCTGGAAGATCAGGTTATATTTGTTGGTATGGCCGGTTTGATAGATCCTCCGAGAAGTGCGGCCAAATCTGCCATTAAAAAATGTAAAACTGCCGGAGTACGCCCTGTAATGATCACCGGCGACTACCCACTGACCGCCGTTGCTATTGCCAGAGAGCTGGGCATTGATATCGGTCCCGGATATTTGACCAGTGAGTCGCTTGGGAAGCTCTCAGACGAAGAACTTCAGAAAAAAGTAAGCAATGTAAGTGTTTTTGCCAGAGTAGCCCCGGAAGATAAACTGAGGATCGTCAATTCCCTGCAGGGTCTGGGAGAAGTAGTAGCGATGACCGGAGATGGCATCAACGACTCGCCCGCACTCAAGAAAGCGAATATTGGAGTAGCTATGGGCATCACGGGGACGGATGTGTCAAAGGAAGCATCAGACATGGTATTGCTGGACGATAACTTTGCCACTATAGTTACTGCTGTGGAAGAGGGTCGTGCTATCTTCGATAATCTTCTCAGGTTTATTAAGTTCTCCCTTGGAGGTAACCTGGGTAAAGTATTCGTTATGCTGTTTGCACCTATTGCAGGAGTTATCATCGCACTCAATCCCATGCAGCTGCTTTGGTTAAATTTGCTGACTGACGGATTAATGGGCCTGGGCCTGGGTGTGGAGCCGGCTGAAAAAGAAAATATGGACAGGCCTCCCCGGTCCACCAAGAAACCTATCCTTGACAAGCCTGCCATTACGCATGTAGCATGGACCGGTTTATTGATGGGAATTATTGCAATGGCTGTTATTTATTACTACTATGACCGGACGAAGCCGCAAGATATATACTGGCAGTCCATGCTTTTTGCTACCATAGGATTTATTCAGATAGGGCATGCTTTCGGACTTCGGGCTTCCAGTCATTTTGTACTTTCACCGGTATCAAATTTGGCCTTTACGGTGGTTACCGCACTCACTTTGATACTTCAATTATCAGTTATATATATTCCAAGGTTAAATGATTTCTTTTCGTTAGTACCTCTGAAGGTAGAGGACCTGGCTATTGCCGTTATTTTAGGCGTGATATATTCGGTTTTTGTCAGGTTAGAAAAAATAGTGATGAAAAGGTAG
- a CDS encoding amino acid adenylation domain-containing protein — protein sequence MNKLAPFLNEFSEETICGLFVRRVHAHPEQTAIIDGGTTVDYARLMDRANAVAGELSTRGVEPGSLVGVCMARSWELVATLLGVLQAGCAYVPLDPAYPRDRVRYMLEHSRAVAAIVNDNKCAELCNGVHELIWLDQVGQPTAGGAPGPAATDLAYVIYTSGSTGRPKGVAIEHRNVVAMIRVMGNLLDDQDLEGMLAATSVCFDPSVMEILGTLSLGGTVVLANNMLDLPALSAANLVKSCVVVPSAIQALLTSGWKPTGIRTIVFGSEALKLPLVEKLFALDTGVRVFNLYGPTEDTVFSTAVQIFEGIKTVTIGKSVPNSRSYILDDSMNVVPDGAEGELYLAGNKLARGYLYDEERTKERFIESGGNIAGERLYRTGDLCRRTENGEIEFLGRVDQQVKVRGFRIELEEVESALESMPGIAAAAAAAVDGGVGQKMLTAYVVSEDAAIADEKVKAYLAQRLPKYMVPQVVINLNELPLLPNGKLDRNKLQAIKNNYQSQNAAGPGYNTAGQEGANTGQPAYILSLIQREVASLLNIGDPAQIAADDSFDRLGLDSLTTVELSSRLSGVLGQTLPVSAVVEHPSPEALVNFIFKLTGTGAGNEPVGKGQRVATDSLATFQTHIRSSHPTFQAAKVSAWSATDKSLLVQEVLHMVNDQRRNPYSKVLRTGSATHGMVSDAYNDEEQEAIIWTTNLYLGLNRDKEVIEESSKALQQFGTGMGTSAAASGMTDLHLEFEKEFAELVGKPGACLFPTGYTANVGAVAGLLGKNDVVVIDQLCHASIVDGARLCGAKIRSFQHNSSSDLEAVLKSEASPYRTILVVLEGVYSMGEGAAPVADIVRAAKKYNALVLVDEAHSFGFYGEGGAGICAAQGITEQVDFIMTTLSKALGSLGGVVAAREEHIDLLKSSSRAYIFQASVSPADMAAALTALRRLRSDDKLRERLWDTTRYMRQRFAEAGYDLGTGDGPIVTPHFSDKDKLYAIVQGMYKRGVQTSAVTYPIVESGRGRLRLICSASHTREDVDKTLDALIATEREVDEQLVAAQANTSEPGISRSDVEEWANTFSAYLKKLLDKAPHQTPDLAMYVYTPDQKEPVAIVVNGQDVTPGTEEIAGLPGCSLQLKDNQTVSALRTSDVQGLLHSISRGTCVLKGEVEPFIWFFARIVEQQRGTKTTDFSVKSKESVC from the coding sequence ATGAATAAGTTAGCCCCATTTTTAAACGAATTCTCAGAGGAAACGATCTGTGGGCTGTTTGTCCGGCGCGTGCACGCGCACCCGGAGCAAACAGCAATAATTGACGGTGGAACAACCGTTGACTACGCGCGGTTAATGGACCGGGCGAATGCGGTGGCAGGAGAGCTGTCTACTCGTGGTGTGGAACCAGGATCCCTGGTGGGCGTGTGCATGGCCCGCTCCTGGGAACTTGTAGCTACCTTGCTTGGTGTATTGCAGGCAGGGTGTGCATATGTACCGCTTGATCCGGCCTATCCCCGGGATCGCGTACGCTACATGCTGGAGCACTCCCGCGCGGTAGCCGCTATAGTGAATGATAATAAATGTGCTGAGCTCTGTAATGGTGTGCATGAGCTGATATGGCTTGATCAGGTAGGGCAGCCCACAGCGGGCGGTGCGCCCGGCCCGGCAGCAACTGACCTTGCCTATGTAATCTACACCTCGGGCTCCACCGGGCGACCAAAAGGGGTAGCCATCGAACATCGCAATGTAGTTGCCATGATCCGGGTAATGGGCAATTTACTGGACGATCAGGACCTGGAAGGGATGCTGGCTGCTACCTCAGTCTGTTTTGATCCGTCAGTTATGGAAATACTGGGGACTCTGTCGCTTGGAGGAACGGTGGTGTTGGCCAATAATATGCTTGACTTACCGGCATTGTCTGCTGCGAATCTGGTGAAGAGTTGTGTGGTAGTTCCTTCTGCCATACAGGCTTTACTGACCTCCGGCTGGAAGCCCACGGGTATCCGAACTATCGTTTTTGGCAGTGAGGCGCTGAAGTTGCCACTTGTAGAAAAACTCTTTGCTTTGGATACAGGTGTTCGGGTTTTTAATTTGTATGGTCCTACTGAAGACACCGTATTTTCGACGGCAGTGCAGATTTTTGAAGGTATTAAAACCGTTACCATCGGGAAATCGGTGCCAAACTCCCGTTCATACATCCTTGACGACTCTATGAACGTGGTACCTGACGGTGCTGAGGGTGAACTGTACCTGGCAGGCAACAAGCTGGCTCGTGGCTACCTGTATGATGAGGAGCGTACCAAAGAACGATTTATTGAATCGGGTGGCAATATTGCCGGGGAGCGGCTGTACAGAACGGGTGATCTTTGCCGGAGGACAGAAAACGGAGAGATCGAATTTCTGGGAAGAGTAGATCAGCAGGTTAAGGTGCGGGGGTTCCGTATTGAGCTCGAAGAGGTCGAATCAGCACTCGAATCGATGCCGGGTATTGCCGCGGCGGCGGCGGCAGCTGTAGATGGTGGTGTTGGCCAGAAAATGCTAACGGCCTATGTGGTAAGTGAGGATGCAGCCATAGCGGATGAAAAAGTGAAAGCCTACCTGGCGCAGCGATTGCCAAAATACATGGTTCCCCAGGTCGTGATTAACCTTAATGAATTACCTTTATTGCCCAACGGAAAGCTTGACCGCAATAAATTACAGGCCATAAAAAACAACTATCAGAGCCAGAACGCTGCCGGGCCTGGTTATAACACAGCCGGACAGGAAGGGGCTAATACAGGGCAGCCAGCGTACATACTTTCGCTCATTCAGCGCGAAGTGGCATCTCTGCTAAATATTGGTGACCCTGCCCAAATAGCCGCTGACGATTCATTTGACAGGCTGGGTCTCGACTCACTGACCACCGTAGAGCTGAGCAGCCGGCTTTCAGGTGTTTTAGGGCAAACCCTGCCTGTATCGGCGGTAGTTGAGCATCCTTCTCCTGAGGCACTGGTGAACTTTATCTTTAAGCTGACAGGTACCGGTGCAGGTAATGAGCCGGTAGGGAAAGGGCAAAGGGTAGCAACAGATTCCCTTGCCACTTTTCAGACCCATATCCGGTCCAGCCATCCGACTTTTCAGGCCGCAAAGGTATCTGCCTGGTCCGCTACCGATAAAAGTTTACTGGTACAGGAAGTACTGCACATGGTTAATGACCAGCGCAGAAATCCGTATAGCAAGGTACTCCGTACAGGGAGTGCAACCCACGGCATGGTATCAGATGCATACAATGATGAAGAACAGGAGGCCATTATATGGACTACCAACCTGTACCTGGGCCTGAACCGCGACAAGGAGGTTATTGAGGAATCCTCTAAAGCATTGCAGCAATTCGGGACTGGGATGGGCACCTCAGCGGCAGCATCCGGTATGACAGACCTTCACCTGGAGTTCGAAAAAGAGTTTGCCGAGTTGGTAGGAAAGCCCGGAGCTTGTTTGTTTCCTACCGGCTATACAGCAAATGTCGGTGCTGTTGCAGGGCTTTTAGGTAAAAATGATGTAGTGGTTATCGATCAGCTTTGTCACGCTTCCATCGTGGACGGCGCCCGCCTGTGTGGAGCGAAGATCAGAAGCTTTCAACATAACAGTTCGTCTGACCTGGAAGCAGTTCTTAAGTCAGAAGCTTCACCTTACCGCACCATCCTTGTCGTTCTTGAAGGTGTTTACAGTATGGGAGAGGGCGCTGCACCCGTTGCAGATATTGTTCGTGCTGCCAAGAAATATAACGCGCTTGTGTTGGTGGACGAAGCGCATTCATTTGGCTTCTATGGTGAAGGTGGTGCAGGTATTTGTGCTGCTCAGGGCATCACTGAGCAGGTAGATTTTATAATGACCACACTGAGCAAAGCACTGGGCAGTCTTGGAGGTGTAGTTGCTGCCCGGGAGGAGCATATTGATTTGCTCAAGTCCTCATCTAGAGCCTACATCTTCCAGGCCTCCGTTAGTCCTGCTGATATGGCTGCGGCACTTACCGCTCTGCGTCGCCTTCGTTCGGACGACAAGCTGCGGGAGCGACTTTGGGATACTACCCGATATATGCGGCAGCGGTTTGCCGAGGCCGGTTATGACCTGGGGACAGGCGACGGCCCTATAGTTACCCCACATTTTAGTGATAAGGATAAGCTTTATGCCATTGTGCAGGGTATGTATAAGCGAGGAGTTCAAACGTCGGCAGTAACTTATCCGATTGTGGAAAGCGGTCGTGGTCGACTCAGGCTTATCTGCTCCGCTTCTCATACCCGTGAAGACGTAGACAAGACCCTCGATGCCCTTATAGCAACGGAACGTGAGGTTGATGAGCAGCTTGTGGCGGCCCAAGCCAATACCAGCGAACCGGGTATTTCGCGATCTGATGTAGAAGAGTGGGCCAATACCTTCTCCGCTTATCTGAAGAAATTGCTGGACAAAGCTCCACACCAGACCCCTGATCTCGCTATGTACGTCTATACTCCTGATCAGAAAGAACCGGTTGCAATTGTGGTTAATGGGCAGGACGTAACTCCGGGAACTGAAGAGATTGCCGGTCTGCCTGGCTGTTCACTGCAGTTGAAGGATAACCAGACAGTTTCCGCATTGCGTACTTCAGATGTTCAAGGGTTGCTTCATAGTATTAGCAGGGGAACTTGTGTGTTAAAAGGTGAAGTCGAGCCCTTTATTTGGTTCTTTGCACGAATAGTTGAACAGCAACGAGGTACTAAAACCACTGATTTTTCAGTGAAATCTAAGGAATCGGTCTGCTAA
- a CDS encoding alpha/beta hydrolase-fold protein: MKIKLLILLLLVSSPLFAQSSIEHLTIESKYIDETRTLNIALPSEYENSTKKYPLIIVLDDNLLFNTTSAIVNQLSNTSRMPESIVISISSGEKHRNYFAPNLFNNHRDRMYNYGNHQEEFVKFLELELLALIEKKYRTTNFKTLIGFSPSSVIGLYILLKKPNLFQAYICFAAGNIIGDGYKKDERLIEELEILYRQNEIKQSYLYVVSGSKDANSQPYINRNIKDFNEKLSKFNNDTIHTRAEIIQGEGHTDVILPGLITAFDFLFPKEKWLVDYPDLIEKEGTAKDNISLFYQKLSDEYGFEVYPNADRLYSMSCLKNIGRRLLGSKKTEEAIEVYEYWVELYPSSHLAHYYLGLSYKENEDDNNAITSFEKAYALALSQKSNDSKIYKEVIDELNK; this comes from the coding sequence GTGAAGATTAAACTACTCATACTTTTATTACTTGTATCAAGTCCACTTTTTGCACAAAGTTCGATTGAGCATTTGACCATAGAATCTAAATACATTGATGAGACTAGAACCCTTAATATTGCTTTACCTAGTGAGTACGAAAACTCAACAAAGAAATATCCATTAATCATAGTTCTAGATGATAATTTGCTGTTTAACACCACAAGTGCCATTGTCAATCAGTTGAGTAACACGTCACGGATGCCAGAATCTATTGTAATTTCCATAAGTTCAGGCGAAAAACATAGAAACTACTTCGCGCCAAACCTATTTAACAATCATAGAGATAGAATGTACAACTATGGTAATCATCAAGAAGAATTTGTCAAGTTCTTAGAACTTGAATTATTAGCATTAATAGAAAAAAAATATCGAACAACTAATTTTAAAACTTTAATTGGGTTTTCACCATCGTCAGTAATTGGACTTTATATATTATTAAAAAAACCTAACTTATTTCAAGCTTACATATGTTTTGCCGCTGGCAATATTATTGGAGATGGCTATAAAAAAGATGAGCGTCTCATTGAAGAGTTAGAAATTCTTTATAGGCAAAATGAAATCAAACAAAGTTATTTATATGTGGTATCTGGCAGTAAGGATGCAAATTCTCAACCCTATATCAATAGAAACATCAAAGATTTCAATGAAAAACTATCCAAATTCAACAACGATACTATCCATACAAGAGCTGAAATCATTCAAGGAGAGGGACATACAGATGTAATCTTACCTGGTTTAATTACTGCTTTTGATTTTCTTTTTCCAAAAGAAAAGTGGCTAGTCGATTACCCTGATTTAATTGAAAAAGAAGGTACTGCTAAAGACAATATTTCCCTTTTTTATCAAAAACTGTCCGATGAATATGGATTTGAAGTTTATCCAAACGCAGACAGATTGTATAGTATGAGCTGTCTTAAGAATATAGGAAGGAGACTACTCGGAAGCAAAAAGACAGAAGAAGCAATAGAAGTATATGAATATTGGGTTGAACTCTATCCTTCATCGCATTTGGCACATTACTATTTAGGATTATCATACAAGGAGAATGAAGACGATAATAACGCTATCACTTCTTTTGAAAAAGCTTATGCATTGGCGCTATCACAAAAAAGTAATGACTCAAAAATTTATAAAGAAGTCATTGATGAATTGAACAAATAA
- a CDS encoding dihydrofolate reductase family protein, producing MRKIIILSMISLDGVMQGPGRPEEDTSGGFIYGGWVAPYGDEEYDKAVEDELKPADYLLGRKTFEIWADYWPGHADFWPSINEGTKYVLSGTMKKSDWKNSVFLNSLEGIRKIKNTTGPDIQVWGSSEVIQLLLKHDLVDELRLKIHPLTLGKGKKLFDNSAKAAAFTLTDHTVTTTGVILANYKRSGKVKTGSVGV from the coding sequence ATGAGAAAAATAATCATTTTATCCATGATTTCATTAGATGGGGTTATGCAGGGTCCCGGAAGGCCTGAAGAAGATACATCCGGGGGCTTTATATATGGCGGTTGGGTAGCTCCGTATGGTGACGAGGAGTATGATAAAGCCGTAGAAGATGAGCTGAAACCTGCGGATTATCTCCTGGGAAGGAAAACTTTTGAGATTTGGGCGGACTATTGGCCTGGACATGCAGACTTCTGGCCAAGTATTAATGAGGGCACAAAATATGTACTGTCCGGGACCATGAAAAAATCGGATTGGAAAAACTCAGTATTCCTCAACAGCCTGGAGGGTATCAGGAAGATTAAAAACACAACCGGCCCTGACATTCAGGTTTGGGGAAGCAGCGAAGTCATACAATTGCTGCTGAAGCATGATCTTGTAGACGAACTTCGGCTCAAAATTCATCCGTTGACGCTTGGTAAAGGAAAAAAGCTGTTTGACAATAGTGCAAAAGCGGCAGCATTTACTTTAACAGACCATACTGTAACTACTACGGGAGTGATTTTGGCCAATTATAAACGATCCGGTAAGGTGAAGACAGGTAGTGTTGGCGTTTAA
- a CDS encoding sulfate/molybdate ABC transporter ATP-binding protein — translation MISFSIHKRLHAATGTMDLYVEMGINQGEFVTLYGASGAGKTSILRILAGLMKPDKGSILVKKQAWYDSSHSIWKTPQQRKVGYVFQDYALFPHMSVRQNLEYALYRGQSKDIITRLLSIMELEALAERKPDTLSGGQKQRVALARALVSQPEILLLDEPLSALDHKMRLKLQDYILQVHREFALTTILVSHDPGEVIRLSDMVYELHQGRIINTSKPGVFFSQGRTSAKFSFVGEIVSIQKEDVIYVVSILIGNDIVKVVADPSEIDQWSTGDKVSVGSKAFNPIIRKV, via the coding sequence ATGATTTCATTTAGCATTCATAAACGCTTACACGCCGCCACGGGCACTATGGATCTCTATGTTGAAATGGGCATCAATCAGGGAGAGTTTGTCACACTTTACGGGGCCTCCGGGGCAGGTAAGACTTCCATACTTCGCATACTGGCAGGGCTTATGAAACCTGATAAAGGGAGCATCCTCGTTAAAAAACAGGCCTGGTATGACTCTTCTCACTCAATCTGGAAAACACCTCAGCAGCGCAAAGTGGGTTATGTCTTTCAGGATTACGCTTTGTTCCCTCACATGAGTGTAAGGCAGAACCTGGAATACGCCCTTTACAGGGGGCAAAGTAAAGATATTATTACCAGGTTACTTTCCATTATGGAGCTGGAGGCGCTGGCAGAAAGGAAACCTGATACATTATCCGGCGGACAAAAACAACGTGTAGCCCTGGCCCGGGCGTTAGTATCCCAACCGGAAATACTGCTTCTGGATGAACCACTATCGGCACTGGATCATAAAATGCGACTTAAGCTGCAAGACTACATTTTGCAGGTGCACAGAGAGTTTGCCCTTACCACCATCCTTGTGAGCCACGATCCGGGTGAAGTGATCAGGCTTTCCGATATGGTTTATGAACTTCATCAGGGCAGGATAATCAACACTTCCAAACCGGGTGTGTTCTTCAGCCAGGGCAGGACAAGTGCCAAGTTCTCCTTTGTAGGGGAGATTGTGAGCATTCAAAAGGAAGATGTAATATATGTCGTCAGCATCCTTATCGGGAACGATATAGTGAAAGTAGTTGCCGATCCCTCCGAGATTGACCAATGGAGTACTGGAGACAAAGTCTCTGTAGGTTCAAAAGCCTTTAATCCAATCATTAGAAAGGTTTAA
- the modB gene encoding molybdate ABC transporter permease subunit, translated as MNRAPLILTLELATITTAVLFVVSLPVAWWLAHSRSRLKPVIETLVSMPLVLPPTVLGFYFLIFFSPGNAFGRWLNEWLGIKLVFSFEGLVVASVLYSLPFMVHPIQSGIKGLPDSLSEASYVMGKSGITTFFRVLLPNIKASVLTGIVLSFAHTVGEFGVILMIGGNIPGKTRVASIAIYDEVEALNYPEANFYSMVLLIIAFSILLLVYLINGGYFRKSGINTK; from the coding sequence ATGAATCGGGCACCACTGATACTGACGCTTGAATTGGCCACTATTACCACGGCGGTCTTATTCGTTGTGTCCCTGCCTGTGGCATGGTGGTTGGCACACTCGAGGTCCAGGTTAAAGCCCGTCATTGAAACGCTGGTTAGTATGCCTCTTGTGCTACCTCCAACCGTACTAGGCTTTTATTTTCTTATTTTCTTCAGCCCGGGAAATGCCTTTGGCAGGTGGCTGAATGAGTGGTTGGGGATAAAACTGGTTTTTTCCTTTGAGGGCCTGGTGGTGGCGTCAGTATTGTACAGCCTGCCATTTATGGTCCATCCTATACAGTCTGGGATCAAAGGGTTACCGGACTCATTATCAGAGGCTTCTTACGTTATGGGAAAGTCCGGGATCACTACCTTTTTCAGGGTGCTTCTCCCTAATATAAAAGCCTCCGTACTTACGGGAATTGTGCTTTCTTTTGCTCATACGGTAGGTGAGTTTGGGGTGATATTGATGATAGGCGGCAACATACCCGGCAAAACCAGGGTGGCCTCCATTGCCATTTATGATGAAGTGGAGGCTTTGAATTATCCGGAAGCCAATTTTTATTCTATGGTATTGTTAATCATTGCCTTCAGTATTCTTTTGCTCGTGTACCTGATCAATGGTGGGTATTTTAGAAAATCCGGAATTAATACGAAATGA